From Amycolatopsis sp. YIM 10, the proteins below share one genomic window:
- a CDS encoding histidine kinase gives MIDRSVVTEGSLRPTQALFRRLLVINGLLFTAGTLVLALSPATVSSPVRITELPVLVIGLLLILAANAVLVRSSLAPLDALATLMQRVDLLRASDRLAERGNGDVTHLVHTFNTMLDRLEAERSESSAHALAAQEAERQRIARELHDEIGQSLTVVLLGLKRTVDRAPAELREELHAMQETVRDSLDEVRQVARRLRPGVLADLGLQSALHSLSGEFGELRVNRWVDHDLPELSPDVELVLYRIAQESLTNVARHAGASEVDLSLTARHGELTLRVTDNGRGGIDHEGAGIRGMRERALLIGAKLTVESTPDGTDVCLRVPR, from the coding sequence ATGATCGACCGCAGTGTGGTCACCGAGGGATCACTGCGCCCCACGCAAGCTCTGTTCCGGCGGCTGCTCGTGATCAACGGGCTGCTGTTCACCGCGGGCACGCTGGTGCTCGCACTGTCCCCCGCGACCGTGTCCTCCCCGGTGCGGATCACCGAGCTGCCGGTGCTGGTGATCGGCCTGCTGCTGATCCTGGCGGCGAACGCGGTGCTGGTGCGGAGCAGCCTCGCCCCGCTCGACGCGCTGGCCACCCTGATGCAGCGGGTGGACCTGCTGCGCGCCAGCGACCGCCTCGCCGAACGCGGCAACGGCGACGTGACGCACCTGGTGCACACCTTCAACACCATGCTCGACCGGCTGGAGGCCGAGCGCAGCGAGAGCAGTGCGCACGCGCTGGCCGCGCAGGAGGCCGAACGCCAGCGCATCGCCCGCGAACTGCACGACGAGATCGGGCAGAGCCTGACCGTGGTGCTGCTCGGGCTCAAGCGCACGGTCGATCGGGCGCCCGCGGAACTGCGGGAGGAACTGCACGCGATGCAGGAGACCGTGCGGGACAGCCTGGACGAGGTCCGTCAGGTCGCCCGGCGGCTGCGCCCCGGTGTGCTGGCCGATCTCGGCCTGCAGAGCGCGTTGCACTCGCTCAGCGGCGAGTTCGGCGAGTTGCGGGTGAACCGGTGGGTGGACCACGACCTGCCGGAGCTGAGCCCGGACGTGGAGCTGGTGCTGTACCGGATCGCCCAGGAGAGCCTGACCAACGTGGCCAGGCACGCCGGGGCGTCCGAAGTGGACCTTTCACTGACCGCCCGCCACGGCGAGCTGACGCTGCGCGTGACCGACAATGGCCGGGGCGGGATCGACCACGAAGGAGCGGGGATCCGCGGAATGCGGGAACGGGCACTGCTGATCGGCGCGAAACTCACCGTCGAGTCCACTCCGGACGGGACCGACGTCTGCCTGCGGGTGCCACGTTGA
- a CDS encoding response regulator transcription factor yields MSTRILLADDHALVRRGLRLILDAEPDLTVVAEAADGAEAIDAAVAGEVDLAILDIAMPRMTGIQAAREISRRAPEIRILMLSMYDNERYFFEALKAGASGYVLKSVADQDLMDACRAAMRGEPFLYQGAVTALVRDYLRRDRQGDRLPDSILTPREEEIVKLIAEGHSAKEIAGTLVISVKTVDRHRANILQKLGMRDRVALTRYAIRAGLVEL; encoded by the coding sequence TTGAGCACACGCATCCTCCTGGCCGACGACCACGCCCTGGTGCGGCGTGGACTGCGGTTGATCCTCGACGCCGAACCCGACCTGACCGTGGTCGCCGAGGCCGCCGACGGTGCCGAGGCGATCGACGCCGCCGTGGCAGGCGAGGTCGATCTGGCCATTTTGGACATCGCTATGCCGCGCATGACCGGCATCCAGGCCGCCCGCGAGATCTCCCGCCGCGCCCCGGAGATCCGCATCCTGATGCTGTCGATGTACGACAACGAGCGGTACTTCTTCGAGGCGCTCAAGGCGGGGGCCTCCGGTTACGTGCTCAAGTCGGTGGCCGACCAGGACCTGATGGACGCCTGCCGGGCGGCCATGCGCGGGGAGCCGTTCCTGTACCAGGGCGCGGTGACCGCGCTGGTGCGTGACTACCTGCGCCGCGACCGCCAGGGCGACCGGCTGCCCGACAGCATCCTCACCCCGCGCGAGGAGGAGATCGTCAAGCTGATCGCCGAGGGTCATTCGGCCAAGGAGATCGCCGGAACCCTGGTGATCAGCGTGAAGACGGTCGACCGCCACCGCGCGAACATCCTGCAGAAGCTCGGCATGCGCGACCGGGTCGCGCTGACCAGGTACGCGATCCGGGCGGGGCTGGTGGAACTGTGA
- a CDS encoding acyltransferase family protein — MTERRYRPELQGLRAIAVALVVVYHVWLGRISGGVDVFFLISGFLLTGQLVRARARGPIRFRQFWGKVLKRLLPAALTVLLAVIAASVLLLPEARWFQTIREVFASALFLENWRLAVDSADYFTQHDQSSVVQHFWSLSIQGQFYLVWPLLIALVARRFLTTTLVAVFAGSLAFSVVLTAVDQPLAYFHSLTRVWEFALGGLLALFIDRVPLHRLARVLLGWLGIAGLISCGLVLTVGEQFPGYVALWPLLSAAAVLLAGASGSGFGADRFLGSRPMTYVGDLSYALYLWHWPILVFYLVARGRTEIGPVGGLAIIGLSAGLAVLTHHFIENPARQVRVRTYRFAAIAMVPVLLATGGWQVAARWKADSYALAAGDPDYPGARAHTPGFEYRGAPDPPLTPAFLSLPEEYASTGDCEISPRHEELSVCSTEFHDPPSKRIVVAGDSHSQQFIAALRPVAEQKNWQIISMLRGGCPFSTDSESVPGDQPCIDWNAAVAEEILAIAPDAVFTIGTRDARPGLVEWTPPGYVAQWRKIAAAGIPVLAARDNPRYDFSPSACVDANGPAAPECATSRADLFAPEPPYLGIDVPPEVSFLDFSDYYCDPVVCPPVIGNVLLYLDDNHVTATYMSTMAPMVEEAVETALGWATADAPS; from the coding sequence GTGACCGAACGGCGCTACCGGCCGGAACTCCAGGGGCTGCGGGCGATCGCCGTGGCGCTGGTCGTCGTCTACCACGTCTGGCTCGGCCGAATCTCCGGCGGCGTGGACGTGTTCTTCCTGATCTCCGGCTTCCTGCTGACCGGTCAGCTGGTGCGGGCGCGGGCACGCGGGCCCATCCGCTTCCGGCAGTTCTGGGGCAAGGTGCTCAAGCGCCTGCTCCCGGCCGCGCTGACCGTGCTGCTGGCGGTGATCGCCGCCTCGGTGCTGCTGCTGCCGGAGGCCCGCTGGTTCCAGACCATTCGCGAGGTCTTCGCCAGCGCGCTGTTCCTGGAGAACTGGCGCCTGGCGGTGGATTCGGCCGACTACTTCACCCAGCACGACCAGTCGAGCGTGGTGCAGCACTTCTGGTCGCTGTCCATCCAGGGGCAGTTCTACCTGGTGTGGCCGCTGCTGATCGCGCTGGTCGCGCGGCGCTTCCTGACCACCACGCTGGTCGCGGTGTTCGCGGGCTCGCTGGCCTTCTCGGTGGTGCTCACCGCCGTCGACCAGCCGCTGGCGTATTTCCACTCGCTGACCCGCGTGTGGGAGTTCGCGCTCGGCGGCCTGCTCGCGTTGTTCATCGACAGGGTGCCGCTGCACCGGCTGGCCCGGGTGCTGCTGGGCTGGCTGGGCATCGCCGGGCTGATCTCGTGCGGCCTGGTGCTGACCGTCGGCGAGCAGTTCCCCGGGTACGTGGCGCTCTGGCCGCTGCTGTCGGCGGCGGCCGTGCTGCTGGCCGGGGCGAGCGGCAGCGGCTTCGGCGCCGACCGGTTCCTCGGCTCGCGGCCGATGACCTACGTCGGTGACCTCAGCTACGCGCTCTACCTGTGGCACTGGCCGATCCTGGTGTTCTACCTGGTCGCGCGCGGTCGCACGGAGATCGGGCCGGTCGGCGGCCTGGCCATCATCGGCCTCTCGGCCGGGCTCGCCGTGCTGACCCACCACTTCATCGAGAACCCGGCCCGCCAGGTGCGGGTGCGCACCTACCGGTTCGCCGCGATCGCGATGGTGCCGGTGCTGCTGGCCACCGGCGGCTGGCAGGTCGCGGCCCGCTGGAAGGCCGACTCGTACGCGCTGGCGGCCGGTGACCCCGACTACCCCGGCGCCCGCGCGCACACGCCGGGCTTCGAGTACCGGGGCGCGCCCGATCCACCGCTGACCCCGGCTTTCCTTTCCCTGCCCGAGGAATACGCGTCCACAGGGGACTGTGAGATCTCACCGCGGCACGAGGAACTGTCGGTCTGCTCGACGGAGTTCCACGATCCGCCGTCGAAGCGGATCGTGGTCGCCGGTGATTCGCACTCGCAGCAGTTCATCGCCGCGCTGCGGCCGGTGGCGGAGCAGAAGAACTGGCAGATCATCTCGATGCTGCGCGGTGGCTGCCCGTTCTCCACCGACTCCGAGAGCGTGCCGGGCGATCAGCCGTGCATCGACTGGAACGCCGCGGTGGCCGAGGAAATCCTGGCGATCGCCCCGGACGCGGTGTTCACCATCGGTACCAGGGACGCGCGGCCAGGCCTGGTCGAATGGACGCCGCCCGGGTACGTGGCCCAGTGGCGCAAGATCGCCGCGGCCGGCATCCCGGTGCTGGCCGCGCGCGACAACCCCAGGTACGACTTCTCGCCGTCGGCCTGCGTGGACGCCAACGGCCCGGCCGCGCCGGAATGCGCCACCTCGCGGGCCGACCTGTTCGCCCCGGAGCCGCCGTACCTGGGCATCGACGTGCCGCCGGAGGTGTCCTTTCTCGACTTCAGCGACTACTACTGCGATCCGGTGGTGTGCCCGCCGGTGATCGGCAACGTGCTGTTGTACCTGGACGACAACCACGTGACCGCCACCTACATGTCCACCATGGCGCCGATGGTGGAGGAAGCCGTGGAGACCGCACTGGGCTGGGCCACCGCCGACGCACCTTCCTAG
- a CDS encoding nuclear transport factor 2 family protein, with the protein MTTSTTQPIDVLRGMYAAESEYLTAGGPGRASFEPLAPFFAPDVVLHQAEALPYGGTWRGHDGLAAFFLAMSRTWAAFDLAEQEFLATTSPLVVLTRVRARARATGRELEFPILQTITVEHGRITEIRPFYWDTAAIAAACA; encoded by the coding sequence ATGACCACCTCGACAACCCAGCCGATCGATGTGCTGCGGGGCATGTACGCCGCGGAATCCGAGTACCTGACGGCCGGTGGGCCCGGCCGGGCCTCGTTCGAACCACTGGCCCCGTTCTTCGCCCCGGACGTGGTGCTGCACCAGGCGGAGGCGCTGCCCTACGGCGGAACCTGGCGCGGGCACGACGGGCTGGCCGCCTTCTTCTTGGCGATGAGCCGGACCTGGGCCGCCTTCGACCTGGCCGAGCAGGAGTTCCTGGCCACCACCAGCCCGCTCGTCGTGCTGACCAGGGTGCGTGCCCGCGCCAGGGCCACCGGCCGCGAACTGGAGTTCCCGATCCTGCAGACGATCACCGTGGAGCACGGCCGGATCACCGAGATCCGCCCGTTCTACTGGGACACCGCGGCCATCGCGGCGGCCTGCGCCTAG
- a CDS encoding SigE family RNA polymerase sigma factor: MSLFGSGPRSELDTAFEDFVAARSAALLRTAYLLTGDRGHAEDLLQTTLLRTAWRWQAASAQPEAYARRVLVNLSRDRRRNLGRRVREQAAPAEPPAVGDAVQRIAERETLLTALRQLPERQREVVVLRYYADLPVADTALAMGCSEGVVKSHTSRALNRLRALLGAAEDREVHHAE; the protein is encoded by the coding sequence GTGAGCCTGTTCGGAAGCGGTCCCAGGAGCGAGCTGGACACGGCGTTCGAGGACTTCGTCGCGGCCCGCTCGGCCGCGCTGCTGCGCACGGCCTACCTGCTCACCGGCGATCGCGGGCACGCCGAGGACCTGTTGCAGACCACGCTGCTGCGCACCGCGTGGCGCTGGCAGGCCGCTTCGGCGCAGCCGGAGGCCTACGCCCGGCGTGTGCTGGTCAACCTGTCGCGGGACCGGCGCCGCAATCTCGGCCGCCGCGTCCGTGAGCAAGCCGCGCCCGCGGAGCCACCCGCCGTCGGCGACGCGGTGCAGCGGATCGCCGAACGCGAAACGCTGCTCACGGCGTTGCGGCAACTGCCGGAACGCCAGCGCGAGGTGGTGGTGCTGAGGTACTACGCCGATCTCCCGGTCGCCGACACCGCGCTGGCCATGGGCTGTTCGGAGGGCGTCGTCAAATCCCACACCAGCCGCGCGCTGAACCGCCTCCGCGCCCTGCTCGGCGCGGCGGAAGACCGCGAGGTGCACCATGCCGAATGA
- a CDS encoding SAM-dependent methyltransferase has product MSAESTESDVVILDDGVPTAARVYDVMLDGKDHYEIDRQVAHASLEVMPELKEIAVHNRAILHRVVTYLAAEQGVTQFLDLGSGLPTARNTHEVAQEANPDAKVVYVDIDPIVLAHGRALLQDNENTRVITADLRKPREVLDHPEVNAMIDFSKPVCVMLVGILHHLLDEEDPGGIVRTLRDAVAPGSYFFITNFTRLSDSPESEQLEEVLLSQLGTGRVRTPAELAAYFDGMELLAPGIVPLPLWRPDTIVTDATTIGVRFMTGGVARKN; this is encoded by the coding sequence ATGTCTGCCGAGTCGACCGAATCCGATGTCGTCATCCTCGACGACGGGGTACCGACCGCCGCACGCGTCTACGACGTGATGCTCGACGGCAAGGACCACTACGAGATCGATCGCCAGGTGGCGCATGCCAGCCTCGAAGTGATGCCCGAGCTGAAGGAGATCGCCGTGCACAACCGCGCGATCCTGCACCGGGTGGTCACCTACCTCGCCGCCGAACAGGGCGTCACCCAGTTCCTCGACCTCGGCTCCGGCCTGCCGACCGCGCGCAACACGCACGAGGTGGCGCAGGAGGCGAACCCGGACGCCAAGGTGGTCTACGTCGACATCGACCCGATCGTGCTGGCGCACGGCCGGGCCCTGCTGCAGGACAACGAGAACACCAGGGTGATCACCGCCGACCTGCGCAAGCCCCGCGAGGTGCTGGACCACCCCGAGGTCAACGCCATGATCGACTTCTCGAAGCCGGTCTGCGTGATGCTGGTGGGCATCCTGCACCACCTGCTCGACGAGGAGGACCCGGGCGGCATCGTGCGCACGCTGCGCGACGCGGTCGCCCCCGGCTCGTACTTCTTCATCACCAACTTCACGCGCCTGAGCGACAGCCCGGAGAGCGAGCAGCTGGAAGAGGTACTGCTCTCGCAGCTGGGCACCGGCCGCGTGCGCACCCCGGCCGAGCTGGCCGCCTACTTCGACGGCATGGAGCTGCTCGCGCCGGGCATCGTGCCGCTGCCGCTGTGGCGCCCGGACACCATCGTCACCGACGCCACCACCATCGGCGTGCGGTTCATGACCGGTGGCGTGGCCCGCAAGAACTGA
- a CDS encoding excinuclease ABC subunit UvrA gives MSKSKHPADSHDLIRVHGARVNNLRDVTVEIPKRRLTVFTGVSGSGKSSLVFSTIAAESQRMINETYSTFVQGFMPTLARPEVDVLEGLTTAIIIDQERMGTNNPRSTVGTATDANALLRILFSRLGKPHIGSPNAYSFNTPSVTASGAITVERGNKKTVRATFSRTGGMCPRCEGRGAVSDIDLAQLFDDSKSLREGAITVPGYKVDGWWTVGIFIESGFLDPDKPIRRYTKRELQDFLYKEPTKVKVNGVNLTYEGLIPKIQKSFLSKDKEAMQPHIRAFVERAVTFTTCPECDGTRLSEAARSSKINGKNIADLCAMQISDLAEWVRKLKKPAVAPLLTTLQHTLDSFTEIGLGYLSLDRPAGTLSGGEAQRTKLIRHLGSALTDVTYVFDEPTIGLHPHDIQQMNDLLLRLRDKGNTVLVVEHKPETIAIADHVIDLGPGAGSNGGTITYQGPLAGLRTSDTLTGRHLDDRATLKPQVRTPTGTVEIRGATTHNLQNVDVDIPLGVLCVITGVAGSGKSSLIHGSLPTNAGVITVDQTPIRGSRRSNPATYTGLLDPIRKAFAKTNNVKPALFSANSEGACQICNGAGVIYTDLGIMASITTTCEECDGKRFQPAVLDYHLAGRDISEVLAMSAAEACTFFGEGEARTPAAHTILTRLTDVGLGYLKLGQPLTTLSGGERQRLKLATHMADTGGTYILDEPTTGLHLADVEQLLALLDRLVDTGKSVIIIEHHQAVMAHADWLIDLGPGPGHDGGRIIYQGTPADLVTNPVTVTGKHLAAYVCR, from the coding sequence ATGAGCAAGAGCAAGCACCCTGCCGACAGCCATGACCTGATCCGCGTGCACGGTGCGCGGGTGAACAACCTGCGCGACGTCACGGTCGAGATCCCGAAGCGCCGGTTGACGGTGTTCACCGGGGTTTCGGGGTCCGGCAAGAGTTCCCTGGTGTTCAGCACGATCGCCGCGGAGTCGCAGCGGATGATCAACGAGACCTACAGCACCTTCGTCCAGGGCTTCATGCCGACGCTGGCGCGGCCCGAGGTCGACGTGCTGGAGGGGCTCACCACGGCGATCATCATCGACCAGGAGCGGATGGGCACGAACAACCCGCGGTCCACAGTGGGCACCGCGACCGACGCGAACGCCCTGCTGCGCATCCTGTTCAGCCGGTTGGGCAAGCCGCACATCGGCTCACCCAACGCCTACTCGTTCAACACGCCGTCGGTGACGGCCAGCGGCGCGATCACCGTGGAGCGCGGAAACAAGAAGACCGTGCGGGCGACGTTCAGCCGCACCGGCGGGATGTGCCCGCGCTGCGAGGGCAGGGGAGCGGTGTCCGACATCGACCTGGCCCAGCTCTTCGACGACTCGAAGTCACTGCGTGAAGGCGCCATCACCGTTCCCGGGTACAAAGTGGACGGCTGGTGGACGGTGGGGATCTTCATCGAGTCCGGCTTCCTGGACCCGGACAAGCCGATCCGCAGGTACACCAAGCGGGAGCTGCAGGACTTCCTGTACAAGGAGCCGACGAAGGTCAAGGTCAACGGGGTCAACCTGACCTACGAGGGACTGATCCCGAAGATCCAGAAATCGTTCCTGTCCAAGGACAAGGAGGCGATGCAGCCGCACATCCGCGCCTTCGTCGAGCGCGCGGTCACCTTCACCACCTGCCCGGAATGCGATGGCACGCGGCTGAGCGAGGCGGCGCGGTCGTCGAAGATCAACGGGAAGAACATCGCGGATCTGTGCGCGATGCAGATCAGCGATCTGGCCGAATGGGTGCGCAAGCTCAAGAAGCCCGCTGTTGCGCCCTTGCTGACCACCCTGCAGCACACTTTGGACTCGTTCACCGAGATCGGCCTGGGGTATTTGTCGCTGGACCGCCCGGCCGGAACCCTTTCCGGCGGTGAAGCGCAGCGCACCAAGCTCATCCGGCACCTCGGCTCCGCACTCACCGATGTCACCTACGTCTTCGACGAACCCACCATCGGCCTGCACCCCCACGACATCCAGCAGATGAACGACCTGCTGCTACGCCTGCGCGACAAGGGCAACACCGTGCTCGTCGTCGAACACAAACCCGAAACCATCGCCATCGCCGACCACGTCATCGACCTCGGCCCCGGCGCCGGCAGCAACGGCGGCACCATCACCTACCAAGGCCCCCTCGCCGGCCTGCGCACGAGCGACACCCTCACCGGCCGCCACCTCGACGACCGCGCCACCCTCAAACCCCAAGTCCGCACCCCCACCGGCACCGTCGAAATCCGCGGCGCCACCACCCACAACCTCCAAAACGTCGACGTCGACATCCCCCTCGGCGTGCTCTGCGTCATCACCGGCGTCGCCGGCTCCGGCAAAAGCTCCCTCATCCACGGCTCACTACCCACAAACGCCGGCGTCATCACCGTCGACCAAACCCCCATCCGCGGCTCACGCCGCAGCAACCCCGCCACCTACACCGGCCTGCTCGACCCCATCCGCAAAGCCTTCGCCAAAACCAACAACGTCAAACCCGCCCTCTTCAGCGCCAACAGCGAAGGCGCCTGCCAAATCTGCAACGGCGCCGGCGTCATCTACACCGACCTCGGCATCATGGCCAGCATCACCACCACCTGCGAAGAATGCGACGGCAAACGCTTCCAACCCGCCGTCCTCGACTACCACCTCGCCGGCCGCGACATCAGCGAAGTCCTCGCCATGTCCGCCGCCGAAGCTTGTACGTTCTTCGGCGAAGGCGAGGCCCGCACACCCGCCGCCCACACCATCCTCACCCGCCTCACCGACGTCGGCCTCGGCTACCTCAAACTCGGCCAACCCCTCACCACCCTCTCCGGCGGCGAACGCCAACGCCTCAAACTCGCCACCCACATGGCCGACACCGGCGGCACCTACATCCTCGACGAACCCACCACCGGCCTCCACCTCGCCGACGTCGAACAACTACTCGCCCTACTCGACCGCCTCGTCGACACCGGCAAATCCGTCATCATCATCGAACACCACCAAGCCGTCATGGCCCACGCCGACTGGCTCATCGACCTCGGCCCCGGCCCCGGCCACGACGGCGGCCGCATCATCTACCAAGGCACCCCCGCCGACCTCGTCACCAACCCGGTCACCGTCACCGGCAAGCACTTGGCCGCCTACGTCTGCCGCTGA
- a CDS encoding MerR family transcriptional regulator, with amino-acid sequence MIDLEPPGHGGLTVGRAASLVGVSVKTLHHWDGIGLVRPSGRTFAGYRVYSDEDIARIHRVLVYRELGFPLAEIGRILDDPDADAQEHLRRQREELVERISRLREMVTAVDRMMMASRSGMRLTAEEQVEIFGDHWEPSWVEEAEERWGESAQWAQYAERAAARTPQDWKEIAAAADALHADLGAAKRAGVVPGSEAANALAERHRAQQSKYFDCTLSMHVCLGRTFADDPGFAAFYDEFAPGLAVWLRDVIFANAEANGVDPETAEWG; translated from the coding sequence ATGATCGATCTGGAACCGCCCGGCCACGGTGGGCTCACCGTGGGCCGGGCGGCCTCGCTGGTCGGGGTCAGTGTGAAGACCCTCCACCACTGGGACGGCATCGGCCTGGTGCGGCCGAGCGGGCGCACCTTCGCCGGTTACCGCGTGTATTCGGATGAGGACATCGCCCGTATCCATCGGGTGCTGGTCTACCGGGAGCTGGGCTTCCCGCTCGCCGAGATCGGCCGCATCCTCGACGATCCGGACGCCGACGCGCAGGAGCACCTCCGCCGCCAGCGCGAGGAGCTGGTCGAGCGCATCAGCCGGTTGCGGGAAATGGTCACCGCGGTGGACCGGATGATGATGGCTTCGCGCAGCGGCATGCGGCTGACCGCCGAGGAGCAGGTCGAGATCTTCGGTGACCACTGGGAGCCGTCGTGGGTCGAGGAGGCCGAGGAACGCTGGGGCGAGAGCGCGCAGTGGGCGCAGTACGCCGAGCGGGCCGCGGCCAGGACTCCCCAGGACTGGAAGGAGATCGCGGCCGCCGCCGACGCGCTCCACGCCGACCTCGGCGCGGCGAAGCGCGCCGGGGTGGTGCCCGGTTCCGAGGCGGCGAACGCGCTCGCGGAGCGGCATCGCGCCCAGCAGTCGAAGTACTTCGACTGCACGCTGTCGATGCACGTCTGCCTCGGCCGCACCTTCGCGGATGACCCGGGGTTCGCCGCCTTCTACGACGAGTTCGCCCCCGGGCTGGCGGTCTGGTTGCGCGACGTGATCTTCGCGAACGCCGAGGCGAACGGGGTCGATCCGGAAACGGCCGAGTGGGGCTGA
- a CDS encoding VOC family protein: protein MTAPEPYREIYPMPMFVILPTADLEASKDFWIRGLGFIDLFSAPGQVTHLRRWAFQDVLLVPGEQPAEPMPMSVSFSCVLGEVESIVQRCEELRPGSTTEPVVKPWNSLELEVITPERARVVMTAAREFDPDSQEVANLREMGIEVPLG, encoded by the coding sequence GTGACCGCTCCCGAGCCCTACCGGGAGATCTACCCCATGCCCATGTTCGTCATCCTGCCCACGGCCGATCTCGAGGCCTCGAAGGACTTCTGGATCCGCGGCCTCGGTTTCATCGACCTGTTCTCCGCTCCCGGCCAGGTGACCCACCTGCGGCGGTGGGCGTTCCAGGACGTGCTGCTGGTGCCCGGTGAGCAGCCCGCCGAGCCGATGCCGATGAGCGTCAGCTTCTCCTGCGTGCTCGGCGAGGTCGAATCGATCGTCCAGCGGTGTGAGGAACTGCGCCCCGGGAGCACCACCGAGCCGGTGGTGAAGCCGTGGAACTCGCTGGAACTGGAGGTGATCACCCCCGAGCGGGCACGGGTGGTGATGACCGCCGCGCGTGAGTTCGACCCGGACAGTCAGGAAGTGGCGAACCTGCGTGAAATGGGCATCGAGGTGCCACTCGGGTGA
- a CDS encoding helix-turn-helix domain-containing protein, whose amino-acid sequence MIDERRLLEARRLLGHGGWTASAVSAHPGFPDAADFGRFFRDRTGLTPAAYANSARA is encoded by the coding sequence GTGATCGACGAACGGCGTCTGCTCGAAGCTCGCCGCCTGCTCGGCCACGGTGGCTGGACGGCGAGCGCCGTCTCCGCCCACCCCGGCTTTCCCGACGCCGCCGACTTCGGCCGCTTCTTCCGCGACCGGACCGGCCTCACCCCCGCGGCCTACGCGAATTCCGCGCGGGCTTGA
- a CDS encoding MaoC/PaaZ C-terminal domain-containing protein: protein MNTSADGSALFLDDLRPGMSWETRGRTVTEADLVTFGTWSGDLFPLHFDEEYAKRTQFGGRIFHGMGGLAIAVGLEMSLGWKIGSVIAFIGIREWNFLEPIRMGDTIRVWEEVAEVRPSVSKPDRGTVTTRVRLRNQDDVVCQEGTWVMLFSRRVGG, encoded by the coding sequence ATGAACACGAGTGCGGACGGATCGGCGCTCTTCCTCGACGATCTCCGCCCGGGCATGTCGTGGGAGACACGCGGCCGCACGGTCACCGAGGCCGACCTGGTGACCTTCGGGACCTGGTCGGGTGATCTGTTTCCACTGCACTTCGACGAGGAGTACGCCAAGCGCACGCAGTTCGGCGGCCGGATCTTCCACGGCATGGGCGGGCTCGCGATCGCCGTGGGGCTCGAGATGAGCCTCGGCTGGAAAATCGGCTCGGTGATCGCCTTCATCGGAATTCGCGAGTGGAACTTCCTCGAGCCGATCCGCATGGGGGACACCATCCGGGTGTGGGAGGAAGTCGCCGAGGTGCGTCCCTCAGTGTCCAAACCGGACCGTGGCACGGTCACGACCCGGGTGCGGCTGCGCAACCAGGACGACGTCGTGTGCCAGGAAGGCACGTGGGTGATGCTGTTCAGCCGGCGCGTGGGCGGCTGA